TGAATCAATTTTCTGGGTAATAATTATTTCATTGTATTGTGCATTTGAAATACTGTCAAACTCAGAATATACATCAATTATATCAATATTTAACGCTGACTTAATTATACGTTGTACTTCATTTACTGCGGTTATTGGATTATTTTCAATATTATTGAGCAATACATTTATATTTTTGTGATCCACCCTTTGCAGAAGATAATTTTTAATGATTTCAAAATATTCTTTTTGAACGGCATATTGCTGGGATGCTATGGTAATAGCTTCAATAAAATCAATAGATGAAACATTAGTACGGGCATTCTTTAAATTATCCCCTGAAATGAAAACCCCATTGACACCTATAATTCTGTTATTTTCCTTATCAATAACTGTCAAAAGTAATCCAGATATATTGAGTTTGGCACAATATGCTTTACTTTTTATTGAGATAAGTGTTTTTGCTGGCATAATGATAATCCTTAATATAATATATAATTTAAACACACAGTATGAGCAAAAGCAATCCTTTTTTGTTAAATTAATTTTACCATTATTTTAATAAATATTTTCACCAAAATATTGTTGACGTTTTGTTAATTTCAGCATTTATAATTTACTATCATAATAATAAATAAACAGGGATTAAACAGTATGAAAAAATTAATACCTAAATTAAAAAATAGAATATCCGAGTTAAAAAATTTCATTATACAGATAATTAATCAGATTTACCGTGGTGAAGAAGCTTTCAACTGGCTAACTACAAAAATAATCAATACCATTAAAGTATTTATCGTTGCATCGCGAAAATTTATGAAAGATGACTGCCTTACAAAATCATCTTCGATTGCTTATACCACAATTGTTTCACTTATTCCAACGCTTGCAGTGGTGCTTACTATCTATTCCATATTCTCAGGTGTGGGCGACAAAAAAGATGAACTATTCAGGCAAATTACACTCTTTCTTGTAGAACATAACATAAAAATAAATGTTGATCCGTTCTTCCAAACAATCAGTACATTAATTGATAACGCAGCTAAAATAGGTGGCATAGGCGCTGTGGTTTTGGCTTTTTCAGCAACTGCTGTTTTAAGAACTCTGGAAAAATCCCTTAATGATATCTTCAGAGTTACCAAACAACGTTCAATGTTTTTAAAAGTAATCTATTACTGGGCAGCTTTGACACTGGGCCCAATTATGATTATTGCAGCAACAGCCGTCGCAACACAAATCTCAAATACATTATCAGCCCCCCATCTGCAAGCGATAGTTCATGATAATAATGCCCATTACGTAGTTGGAAACAAAGCCTCCATACTCTTTAATAATAAAGATGATCTTAATTTTACTCCTCTGCCCATTGAAAAAATTGATTTTGATAATCAACACATTTTTTCATACAATCCTAATGACAAGCAGTTTAATGCAGAAGAATTCAGAATAGAACTCATTGAATATAAACGCACCAAATTTTCTGACATTACCTTTGCAGGCCAGAAAGGATTCATTATTGGTGATAATGGAATTATACTCAAATCATATGATGCAGGCAAATCATGGCTTATAGAAAAATGGGGCAATTTTACTTTTAACGATATTGAAATGCTTGATGAAAATACAGGGTTTATTGCTGCAAACAATGGGTATCTTTTAAAAACCAATGATGGTGGCAGGTCCTGGCAGGTAATGGAGTGGGAAAATGTAACATCTAATTTTAATGCAATATGTTTTTACAAAGATAAAGGAATTATAGTTGGCGATAGATCATATATACTAACAACTATCGATAAAGGGAAAACCTGGCAAATAAAACAGCTTGCTGAAGGTAAATACAAAAAGAATTTCCTTAATTTCAACGATGTCCAAATAATTGATGATAACATGTCAATTATTGTGGCGGATGAAGGATATTATTTAACAAGTTCAAAAAATTTTACCTCCTGGGCCGCTCACAAGTTTAAGGATAACAACCTGTATGCAGTATATTTCATTAATCAAAACGAAGGTTTTATAGCAGGCGAAAAAGCTGATATTTATATAACGGCAGATGGTGGTGAAAAGTGGACTGTTAAAAAGCTTAAAGGGGAACGTATTAATCAACTATCGCTTTACAATACTATGTTGTGGGCAATTGGGAACAATAGTTTTCTGATGCTTTCAAAAGATATGGGATCAACATGGCAAGGCCTGAAGGGAAGCAGTATTTTAGTGTATCTGCTGAATTTCTTTGCACCCTTCTTCTTTATATGGATCTTATTTTTAATGTGTTATATGATATTGCCTAACACTAAAATACCACTACGGCCTGCTGCAATTGGTGCATCATTTACCAGTGCTGTGTGGGTTATCTTTATTTTATTGTTCATTGTATACATTAAAGCCTTTGCCAAGAGCACTTTTGCCATTTATGGAGCTCTTGCTGCATTCCCAATATTTTTACTGGTGGTGTATTCTTCAGCTGTGATCATTTTATATGGTGCTGAAATTTCATACGTTTTGATGAATCCATTAAGCTATAAATATTTAAACAGGGCATTGAAGGATAAAAAGGATATTCATGTTTATTCAGCTATAGCCATATTACACCATATTTATAAAAAGTTTGAATCAGGAAAAGGCGCAACAAGTTTTCAGGAATTATTACCAATGACGCTGAATGATATTGACCTGCTTGATATGCTGTTAGACCTTTTTATTAAAGAAAAGTTTATAACACACACTGAAGACTTTGGTATCATCCCGGCAAATGCAAGTAAAAATATCAGCATAGCTAAAATTATTGATACAATTTATAGCATATCACTGGATATTCCAATAACCAAACAGGATAAGCTGAAATCGTATTTAGCTGATGTATTCAAAGATATGAAGCAATCACTTGAGGCTATTGTCAAAAACAAAACATTAGCTGATGTTATCAATGCCACAGAATGATGTGTATAGTCTATTGTGATACTATCCTGAACAAAAAAGGAATAACTATCACTCTACCCTGAATTTCATCAGGTACTTTGCCAAAGTTTTTTGACAGGCGTATTGCATCAATACATGATTCATCGATGGCTTTATTCCCTAATGAATCCACAAGTACAACATCAAGAACATTACCTTCACGGTCCATGGTAAAATATAATTTAACATCCTGAGTTGGCACTGCCATAATCCTCATCCTGCCGGGTGCCATACTCCCTGTCATTGGATTATAGCCATATATTACTG
The Spirochaetota bacterium genome window above contains:
- a CDS encoding YhjD/YihY/BrkB family envelope integrity protein → MKKLIPKLKNRISELKNFIIQIINQIYRGEEAFNWLTTKIINTIKVFIVASRKFMKDDCLTKSSSIAYTTIVSLIPTLAVVLTIYSIFSGVGDKKDELFRQITLFLVEHNIKINVDPFFQTISTLIDNAAKIGGIGAVVLAFSATAVLRTLEKSLNDIFRVTKQRSMFLKVIYYWAALTLGPIMIIAATAVATQISNTLSAPHLQAIVHDNNAHYVVGNKASILFNNKDDLNFTPLPIEKIDFDNQHIFSYNPNDKQFNAEEFRIELIEYKRTKFSDITFAGQKGFIIGDNGIILKSYDAGKSWLIEKWGNFTFNDIEMLDENTGFIAANNGYLLKTNDGGRSWQVMEWENVTSNFNAICFYKDKGIIVGDRSYILTTIDKGKTWQIKQLAEGKYKKNFLNFNDVQIIDDNMSIIVADEGYYLTSSKNFTSWAAHKFKDNNLYAVYFINQNEGFIAGEKADIYITADGGEKWTVKKLKGERINQLSLYNTMLWAIGNNSFLMLSKDMGSTWQGLKGSSILVYLLNFFAPFFFIWILFLMCYMILPNTKIPLRPAAIGASFTSAVWVIFILLFIVYIKAFAKSTFAIYGALAAFPIFLLVVYSSAVIILYGAEISYVLMNPLSYKYLNRALKDKKDIHVYSAIAILHHIYKKFESGKGATSFQELLPMTLNDIDLLDMLLDLFIKEKFITHTEDFGIIPANASKNISIAKIIDTIYSISLDIPITKQDKLKSYLADVFKDMKQSLEAIVKNKTLADVINATE